In the Hermetia illucens chromosome 1, iHerIll2.2.curated.20191125, whole genome shotgun sequence genome, CATCTGTGCGAAGGTTTTCTTGatatttttgggattttttggaCATCTGCCGTCGCTGGCTGGATGTCCCCcttgcagttggtgcaggttgcAAACTCTTgatgagggctgtcagaccctTGTTTTGCTTCCTCTGCTCTTCTATTTCCTTTTTAGCAGCGGCTAGCTGCTTCGTTATTTCGTCCAGATTTCGCTGCAAGCTAGCGATCAAACTATTCTCTTGGGTTTGGTCCGATAgtaatcggacctctggggctttctgggccctTGTCTGCATTTCGATTTCTGCTTCGGCTGAAAATCtcttcaaaaaacaattttttttattcacaaagAACTTAACACTAATCACACTTATCACTAAAAGTTATCCACTGCTGTAAAAAGAATTAAATTTGTTATTTAAAAAATCTCGTAAAACTTTTACCAATTTGCTTCTGTCCAAAGACGTCTGCTTCGCTCGACTGCTCTCTCGTCTGATCTACAAGCACAcggcacagtatatctaataggcagtacccacactaaaatgccccgacttgcgaatgtgttgcataagcttatctgtacacatcagagacgctaaacaaggacaaggcataatcttcgtcaaatcgtactgataagagagagatcggtgagtttttgctattctggtactgcTTACAGATTTAGCGaaaagtagtttcacgtattcacttatccatagGCAAAAACTTGCCGAACTCACCGATACATtagcaagtccgggcggtatgtcaaacacagctaatcggattttcgttttatctcgctcatgctcaagggcaaaacaatttgaaatcgtgcgtacccattctgatttcattttttggggggcaagggggagtgtggcagctgtctagtatctacttGTGCCCACGGGTATTTGGCTCGTACTCCGGCGatgttgtttttgtttgttccgCGAGATCCCGGCAATCTAACGATGCAACGCTGCGTCGTACCGATTCAGTTTACGATGATTCCCAATAGAAACAGAATGGCAGGCTGTTGCCTACGAtgtgtaatgaacttaagggaaataggaggaacagacgatcatcctaagtggccgagaacgacctagagggaagagctatcccagaaacctaagaagttggcgaaatttaccgtgaaggtccgcccgcaaagactgaagctccatcaaagtgctcggtcgacacgttcttgcacgcctctgtgctagtcaggctcgggaatgtggggtttggggtcctttgagcgctttgatgccTCAcatgtcattaatacaaaattagcgtgtctataccgatgcgtgcgTCCGCACtggatttcaaaatttcccTTTCGAAAGCCCTTTGAGAGTTCGTGGTTGCTTCTAGGGCTGGTTTTCGATGCGTCGCGTTAGTTACGGTTAGCGATGAACCACCCTTCttgcactattattattatatgagtTTCCACCGCAACAATACCATTAGCTGCTACAGTCACTACCAAGAAGTTATTTGGGCCAACTATCTTGCTGTTAAAATATTTCATTGTCTCAATCGGAACAAAGATGTGTCCCCCAAAAAGgtcgtttaatgtacaaatcttATATCAGACCTATTTCATGTGCAAGCAACATGCCAAAATCCATCGAACTGGACCCGAAGACCACTAGCAAGAGtccgttctgcgaagcggtcaatggTTTATTTGGGGAGAatgctcttgtttccagcctagagcccatgtgctctttaGAAATCCGGTATCTTggttgcctcacagaaaaggtcaaagttgacgAGACGATAAACCGTGAATGttcagaggtgaccaatgctaggataggtatcacctctgtaaatgctcgaggccaaaagctcgccgtggtagAAGTccctgagcaatatgcgaggaaactccttagccgcgggagaatcaaaaattggatgggtacgaatgcggatagtccccatcaagtgctacaggtgtctgaactatggacacacgtcagcagcttgcaagggaacGGGCAGGAGGACAGCACGCCGGAGGTGCGGCCAAGTAGGTCATCAATCGAAAACCTGCAATGGAagtgaaagttgcgttctctgcaggtaTCGTGGCGCATCCGGTGAGAGCGTCACGTCTACTGCgtgctcgggacggtgtccaatcttcagggcggaattggaaaggactAGGGTGCgaatagcatgatccgcattttacaaattaacatgcaccggagtgcaaccgctcaccagtttctagcacagttcgctgcggaagtaaatgctgatctagtgctaattagcgagcaatatcgaaacaaggacccgtcctcatggcatttcgacttatcgggcaccgctgccatctgggttcgggacgacgttcgacttcgtgttctcgcCGAAAGtcgagggaacgggtttgtctggatccgatgtttagggatttttagcgtttacctaacACCGAACGAGAAGATGCCGGGTTTTcggtgccggcttgatgctctggaggacgccgtttcgagcacggaggggcgaatcatggtaggcggtgattttaataccAGGGCCTTGAATAggacatgcctcagtcagactccagagggaaacggattctggaaatggctacGAGAACCgggctccggggggtggtagcgtcgcagctgacaccgtcgtaaattcagtgatgaacctgataacgacggcgtgtgaggaacgctaccatgccccggaggggccccagccgcgagaagccttctatgtactggtggacggcagaaattgccaactTACGGAGGGAgtttcataagctccgccgtttggcacaacgcttgcacgccaacgaggaggcatgtgccctGAAAGTACAGtatagatcaacaaaaaggagactccgcagcgctataaataaaagcaaagctcgcggctggcagaatcttgtcaacgaggtgaatgaggacccgtggaggTTTGGTTATCAGCTTGTCAGCCGGAAAATTGGGATCTTGACGGACAGTGCTCCTCATGACgcatgatgtcagaaatgcgtttaattccataagatggacagatatgctaggcactttagaaaactcattccacgtgccaagctatctcttgcggatattgagggattatctgaaagaccgcttcctgttctatgagaccaaaggagaatggaaatcacgtcagcagtagcacagggatccatcccagggccagacctctggaacgcttcctacgatattctgctgagactcgatatgcccgaagagtcgcgcctggtctgtTATGCAGactgttgccggacgcactgttgaacaggcgcaaagcagacttggcatattaatgcaacgggtaagcgaatggatgactgctcacggtttcagccttgcgctggaaaaaaccgaagtaattatcttgaccagaaggagaatcccgacccttcGTCAACGTTGATATGACTCACACGCGAGCCTAGAGTTAAACGTCCTTACGTCTCCCCGGCCAAGCTAATTTATTATGGCTCGATTACTTGGCTGCTAGGGTGTGACAAAATGTAAGGAATAGCGAAAATCTTCGTTTTAACAGCGCAGGAACGTATGGTTGAATTGCTATTGATGAGTTCGGATGTCGCCATTCAATGATAGTCAAAATCGAATTCGATGTTCGTAGCCGGTCAGTTGGAAACCAATTGACCGTGTGATCGAACAGTGTACCGCCGATAGTAAggcagtggaagctgcagaagtaTGCAAACTTTTCACCATTGTTGTTACGGTCACCAAGTCAATCGCCTCCCCCatgacatgtccgagcaaggtgttttcagagcaatttttggcattcagatcacccatcacgatcatgatgtaactttaggaagcctctctcaAACCACGTGTAATCGCCCTTAGAAATCACCTCCTCCCGTATATTGGAAATCTCCGTTGATCCATAGGGCTGCATAATTGGGATACTTCTCAACCTGGAAGAAACTCTCACTGTCAAACGGATTATGCAACAAAAAGTGGCAGGTCAGAGTAGAAGATCGGCGACGTGTTGTAAAGCTATAATATAAGTATTCTTCACAGACGCATCAAAGATAGaatgtggagtcggcgcgaccGTCATATTCTAAGCGGCAATACTGGGatcctgtcgatggctggggaaTAATCCAAACCAGAAGCCTAACATAgtaattctgaccgacagcagtggccattaaggctttgttttcagTAGCGACGTCTTCCAGGCTCCAAGACTAGACGGCACGCTCAATTATCCTCTCAGGTTGCCGGTCATtagaaacatagagggaaatgaacggGTCGACGGACTGTCCGGGCAGGGTGCTGCTGTTGATAGCCGCTTGGTGGTCCCAGTCGGgttctcgctggcgactgtgtAGGGTGGaatttactcgcactacttaacagTCGCTTACTTCAAGTAGCTTACCACTTGCCTCAAGTAGAGAATTCGGCCCTCTTACACCAACAGCCGATCGTAAGAGTATCTGGACCAAACGCGTGCAAATGGATACAAAATTACTGCGATTTTCACGAGGCACTGCGCTAAAAGGGACCATGTTATCAGACCGGTATACCCTAAAACTCATTCAGttcattgccgaagctgtgagAAGGGGAGAGATGCCCTCGGGCAGTTCTTGCGATTATCCGGATCTAGGTAGAGCCAGAACGCGGATATTTGGTAAACAATTATCTGGGAACCTCGAAAGACCGCTGTCAACAGCGATTTGAGCGTGTTATTCTAATTAATTGATTCCAGCATTATTTCATACCATAACATTTTTGTTTCCAGCTAAACCCGTCTCAAAATGGATACCAGTCTTACATCAGCTCAAATCCGAAACCTTTTCCTTGACTTCTTCAAGGAGCACGGTCATATTTACGTGCATTCATCCTCGACCATTCCCTTGGATGATCCAACACTTCTCTTCGCCAATGCTGGAATGAATCAATTCAAACCGATTTTCTTGGGTGTAGCTGATCCAAACAGTGACATGGCCAAATGGGTTCGTGTAACCAACACTCAAAAATGCATCCGTGCCGGTGGCAAACATAACGACTTGGACGATGTTGGCAAGGATGTCTACCATCACACATTCTTCGAAATGTTAGGAAATTGGTCGTTCGGAGATTACTTCAAAAAAGAGATTTGCAGTTGGGCGTGGCAATTGTTAACGGAACGACTGAAGTTGCCTAAAGATCGGTTGTATGTAACGTACTTCGGAGGAAACGAACAAGCTGGTCTTGAACCCGATTTGGAATGCAAACAGATTTGGACGGATCTGGGAGTGAAGCCGGAACACATTTTGCCTGGAAGCATGAAGGATAATTTCTGGGAAATGGGTGAGACTGGTCCATGTGGTCCATGTTCGGAATTGCACTTTGACAGAATTGGAGGAAGGAGCGTTCCGGAGTTGGTCAACATGGACGATCCTGATGTACTTGAAATCTGGAATCTTGTGTTCATTCAATATAATCGCGAGCAGGACGGTAGTTTGAAACTCTTGCCGAAGAAGCATATTGATTGCGGTATGGGGTACGAACGGTTGGTTTCGGTTATTCAGAACAAACGATCTAATTATGATACGGATTTGTTCGTGCCGATTTTCGAGGCTATCCAGAAGGGAACCGGCGCTCCTCCTTATCAGGGACGCGTCGGAAGTGAGGATGCTGATGGAATCGATATGGCATATCGGGTTTTGGCTGATCATGCTAGGACACTAACTATCGCTTTGTCGGACGGCGGTATGCCAGATAATACTGGCCGTGGATATGTGTTAAGGAGGATTCTCAGACGTGCCGTGAGGTGAGTTGTTTTGAGGGGGACGTTTGAAACAAATTTGATTACACAAGAATTTTTCTAATCTTCCTCAGATACGCAACGGAAAAACTCAATGCTAAACCTGGCTTCTTTGCAAGTCTGGTCCACACTGTGGTCGCATTGCTTGGCGATGCCTTCCCAGAAGTGAGAAAAGACCCTCAACAGATCATCGACGTAATCAACGAGGAAGAGCAACAATTCTTGAAGACTCTTACTCGCGGCCGCAACCTTCTCAATCGGACCATCGCGAAATTGGGAGATGCTAAGGTGCTTCCTGGAGACGTTGCTTGGAGGTTGTATGACACGTACGGATTCCCAATCGATTTAACGCAGTTGATGGCAGAAGAAAAGGGGTTGCAAATAGACATGGCAGGCTACGAGGAGGCTAAACAAAAGTCATATTTATTATCGCAAGGAAAAGGAACTGATAAGGCTGCTGAAGTGAACTTAGACGTTTACGCTATTACGGAACTGCAATCGAAGGGAATTCCAACAACAAATGATTCCTTCAAGTACCAATACAAGGCAAAATCAGACAGTAAGGATGCGGAATACGACTTCGCTGGATGCACAGGAAAGGTTTTGGCTTTGAGGACGGTAGAGAGCTTCGTCGATGAAGTTCATGCCGGACAAAAATGTGGTCTTGTATTGGACAAAACTAACTTCTACGCTGAGAGTGGTGGACAAATCTTCGATCAGGGTGTTTTGGTTAAAGTGGGCGATGAAGGAACTGAATTCTTCGTGGACAAAGTATACAATCGCGGTGGCTACATCCTCCACATTGGTGTTGTTGAAGGTACACTCAAGGTTGGTGATGAACTAAATCTTCAAGTTGACTGGATTCGACGACGATTGACGATGAACAATCACTCAGCCACACATGCTCTGAATCATTGCCTTTTGGAAGTTCTCGGAAAGGACACCGATCAAAAAGGTTCATTGGTCGTTCCTGAAAAACTTCGTTTCGATTTCAACAGCAAAGGTGCTCTCACCATTGAACAAATCGCCAAGACCGAGCAGCTGACAAAAGACATGGTGTATAGCAACGTTCCAATCTACGCAAAGGAATCTAGTCTATCTGTAGCGAAATCCATTCGAGGCCTTCGATCAGTGTTCGATGAAGTATACCCTGATCCAGTCCGAGTAATTTCATTCGGAGTTCCAGTGGAAGATCTTGAAAAAAATCCCCAAGGCGATGCGGGCGAGAAGACTTCGGTAGAATTTTGTGGCGGCACTCACTTACAAAGATCAGGTCACATTGTTGACTTTGTGATTAGCAGCGAGGAAGCAATTGCAAAAGGCATCCGGCGAATTGTTGCTTTAACAGGACCTGAGGCTTTGAAGGCGTTGAAACGTGCTGAGGAGTTCCAGAACAAAATCAACAAACTCAAGGAAACAATTGATGCTGACAAAGAAGGAAAGGACTCAAAGGAGCACGTAAAGAAGATAGTAGAATTAACCGAAGATATTTCTCAAGCAACGATTCCACACGTGAAAAAGGATGAGATGCGTAATGTTCTTAAAGGTTTCAAGAAAACCCTGGATGACAAGGAACGTGCCGCAAAGGCTGCCGTTGCAACAACAGTCGTGGAAAAGGCAAAGGAAATTTGCCTGAATAGCCCAAATACTCCCTTCTTAGTTCATCAACTCGAGGCCTACAATAATACAAAAGCTCTGGATGCTGCGTTGAAGCAAGTCCGAGCACTTAGTCCTGAAACGTCGGCAATGTTCGTGTCTGTCGACGCCGATTCTAAGAAAGTTTTCTGCTTGACGTCCGTTCCAAAGGCTGCCGTTGAGAAAGGGTTGAAGGCCAATGAATGGGTACAGCATATTTCTGGAACGATGGGTGGCAAAGGAGGCGGTAAGCCAGAGTCCGCTCAAGCTTCGGGACCGAACTTCGATAAAGTCGATGAGATCATTGAGTTGGCTAAAAATTTCGCCAGTACAAAGTTAGCTGCGTAATTGCTGGTGATGAATGAATTGGTACCAGTAAAGCAATAGGAGACACTTCGTgattgcaatttttttgctaattgTGTACTAGTTAGCGTTttgaaatgcatttttttattgttaattta is a window encoding:
- the LOC119661371 gene encoding alanine--tRNA ligase, cytoplasmic, which codes for MDTSLTSAQIRNLFLDFFKEHGHIYVHSSSTIPLDDPTLLFANAGMNQFKPIFLGVADPNSDMAKWVRVTNTQKCIRAGGKHNDLDDVGKDVYHHTFFEMLGNWSFGDYFKKEICSWAWQLLTERLKLPKDRLYVTYFGGNEQAGLEPDLECKQIWTDLGVKPEHILPGSMKDNFWEMGETGPCGPCSELHFDRIGGRSVPELVNMDDPDVLEIWNLVFIQYNREQDGSLKLLPKKHIDCGMGYERLVSVIQNKRSNYDTDLFVPIFEAIQKGTGAPPYQGRVGSEDADGIDMAYRVLADHARTLTIALSDGGMPDNTGRGYVLRRILRRAVRYATEKLNAKPGFFASLVHTVVALLGDAFPEVRKDPQQIIDVINEEEQQFLKTLTRGRNLLNRTIAKLGDAKVLPGDVAWRLYDTYGFPIDLTQLMAEEKGLQIDMAGYEEAKQKSYLLSQGKGTDKAAEVNLDVYAITELQSKGIPTTNDSFKYQYKAKSDSKDAEYDFAGCTGKVLALRTVESFVDEVHAGQKCGLVLDKTNFYAESGGQIFDQGVLVKVGDEGTEFFVDKVYNRGGYILHIGVVEGTLKVGDELNLQVDWIRRRLTMNNHSATHALNHCLLEVLGKDTDQKGSLVVPEKLRFDFNSKGALTIEQIAKTEQLTKDMVYSNVPIYAKESSLSVAKSIRGLRSVFDEVYPDPVRVISFGVPVEDLEKNPQGDAGEKTSVEFCGGTHLQRSGHIVDFVISSEEAIAKGIRRIVALTGPEALKALKRAEEFQNKINKLKETIDADKEGKDSKEHVKKIVELTEDISQATIPHVKKDEMRNVLKGFKKTLDDKERAAKAAVATTVVEKAKEICLNSPNTPFLVHQLEAYNNTKALDAALKQVRALSPETSAMFVSVDADSKKVFCLTSVPKAAVEKGLKANEWVQHISGTMGGKGGGKPESAQASGPNFDKVDEIIELAKNFASTKLAA